AATATGAGAGTgttatcgatcttctcatctaactctcagcaagagagTGCAAAAAATGCTTTCCCAATGACtgagataaaaatacaaactaaagGATAatgactgacaaaacaaaaatccacaGGAAAGATgggtaaataaagaaaatcccTGAGGGCTAAAATCCTACTGACATTAGTACTAAAGGACGCTTCATGAACAAAGATGATTGAattttttatgtacagtacttgtgttaactttaaaagaaaactcaTTGCACAAGGTAATAGAATTTTTTTTAGCTAGCTAATGCAACTAAACAACATGGGCGCAGAATCAGCTTTTCAACACTGTCATGAACAGCTACGCTTGCTTTTTAATAAGCATACCATTGAGAGCATGATTACATACAATGACTTGTTAATTGTATGGACGAATAAATAAACTGATGTTGAATGCGAGACAAACGCTTGCATTCAATAAGATGTGCCTTTCAAATGAGaaagaatgtttgtttgttttttttgcttgtggCAGGAGGAAGAATGGGACATAAGGATGGAgggaaaagataaaaataaagtcaatggaaggaaggaaaagggTGGAATTAGGATTAGGTAGAGGAGGGAAGGAATAAAGGACGGATGGAATGCAGAAAGGAGGGAAAGGATgaaagaggggaggaaaaaggtagaaggaaggaaggtaggaaaacaaaaaaggatGGAATGCAACGAGGAAAAAATGGATGacaaagatgaaagaaaagtttgaaggaaggaaggaaagagaggaagaaaaaaaaagtaaggaagTAAAACCAGAGGAACACTTTGTGGAGTTCTCTTATCAGGAGAGGTCATTGAGTCGGCTGCCCTGTTCGATAACCGCCTTAGCAAACTGCTTGAAGACTCGGTCCATGTAGGTGCTCTGTCGAGGCCACAGGCCCTCCAGAAAACCAATATGGCCACCGTGACAGGTAATGAGCAGGGCCAGGTTGGGATTCTGCTTCACAGCCTCCACTGGAATGGCTGCAAACACAAAAAGTATTCAAGTTGTTTTTCTACTATTTTAGGCTTTTTCTTACGGATAAGTTCTCCATTCCTAAAGCTACTCCATAAGCgctacaattttatttttaactttacaAGAAATAATGTTAAGGACTCACCATGAGACGGGGAAAAGACATCATCGGCAGCATTCAGACACAGCATTGGCACCTGCACAGATTTCAGCCTGTGGACAGGACTGGCATCATGGTAGTAGTCATCATTGGTAGGGTATCCAAACATTATGGAGGTGAACCTCTCGTCAAACTCTCGAATGGtctttgcctgtgtgtgtgtgtgtgtgggagggggaggggtggaATACTGATTGAGTTTTGACTACTTTGTTTTAATTAGATTAGCATTTATGGTCGCTGAAAATAATCCCTACCTTCATGACATGATCGATGTCGTAACACTTTTCAAGCACTGGCCTGTGTCTGGAAGGgagattaaaagtaaaagtgtcaCTGCCGCTGCTGTTAGGTTAAATGATCATCTGAAAATGACCCTCAAAAATGTTGACAAGGTTGTAACAACAATAAGGAACATGTTAATACACATATTGGAATATGCCGTGGGTATAATAATTGCGACCAGTTTTTTGTTACCACTTAACAAATACACCAGGAACTGAAAAAAGCAAACCGTTGATTagcatataaaatataaatacataaacccAGTTATCTAAGCTCCCACAATGCTTAGCCTCCTGCGCTTGCAGTTGAGTTAGCGGCCGTGTTAATCCCGCTCTGGCCTCGGCTGACCTGTGCACAGAGGCTTGTAGGCAGCTGGTGAGGTAGGAGTTGAAGAGGAAACGGTCCAGGGGTTTTTCCAGTGAAGCGGTGCACTCGAATACATCCCAGCCCGCTGAGAAGACGACGACCCCTCTCAGGCAGGTTTCCCGGCCCTTGCGCCCCAAGTAGTTGGCCAGCATCATCCTGAATGTGGAGAGAGGGTGCGAGGGTTAGACAGACGGTGTAAAAAGAGAAGGATTGGGGGGGGATGTTCCATTTCTGACAGATTAGCGCtgtatagtaaaaaaaaaaaaaaaaacatcttctttGGCAAGCTGCACTGAACAACTGCGATCATATTAAAGCACTGACGTATCCAAACCGACAAAAATATGCactccttttttatttgttagaGATGTTAGACcattattttgagtcattttttaaagaaaaaatgctaaaataatctggttccagtttcttaaatgtgaatattttctggttccttaagtcctctatgatagtaaactgaatatctttgggttgttgactgttTGTCGggacaaaaccagacattttaTATTGTATCTTAAGCTAGGTGAAacaatgattgacatttttcaccattttctggcattttataaaccaaacgactaattgactaatcaagattgttagttgcagccctacatttaGCAAAGACCAATCACAAACCAGCTGGATTATTAAATGTGAGTAATTGCTGTGCTGTTTAATAATGTTTGATTCTGTTACGTCAGGCAATTTCTAggtattattgtttatatttttagttCCAAGTTCAGCCACCACTGAGCCATCAACAAATGTGTATAGTTGCAAGTTCTGGGATTTGTTAGCAAGTATCTGCAAGTACAAAAATGTCCATAATGAGTGGCTTCATTACCCGCCCATGGATACTCCAGCAGCCATCATCGGAGCAGCTTCATAGGTCCTCTGGATGTGCTCGATAACAGTCTCCAGATCCTCTGTGTTAGCAGCACAGTACGTCCGTGGTGTCTGGTGGGACAATAATGCagtcactcttttttttttttatgaaacatataacatgaaaacattttagcaaacagtaactttttaaaataaagtctaaACTATAATGTATTGTGTCCATAATCATCAGGGGTAAAACACAATATGTAAATTCTTAGTCTTTCTACGTGGGACTACTTAAAAAATTGGGGATGACAGGAAAATTGTACAGTAGCCCAACTCCActtttgtataaaaatattacatCTATCTGACTACTTTCTGTggtaaaagtgaataaaaactgATATTTGAAAATTAAGATACCAATGTAAAGTTGAAAAGAGACTAAATctaacataaaatggaaaaactagAGCTGTAAGAACTATGACTGCAAACTGACTATTTCATTAGGTTGCAGCATTTTCCTTTTGGATCCTAGTGGGAGAATattaagaaataaatatattaagtGATACACTTTTGTAAACACAGAACACaggtgtgacacacacacatagacacagacaTGACACATAGAGTATCTAAAGACAGACATGCACATGTAGACACAAAGAGCTCACAGATTATGTAACAGATACAATCTCCCTGGGCTAAAGTCAGTGAGTGGCAGGcattaaattgtcattttgaCAAATATGAAGCCAGATGCTACAAATGATTACATCAGGACATTTGTTATTTACAGTGAGAGCGGGCGAGAGGAGGATGTGGACTTATAGAATCCATCTCTGTTAGGTGGCAGATGCGCTGTTTTCAGCTCATGgtattttccatctttagggaAGATCAGTCACTGTTATCTGCTGTTGCCGCACATGCTCTGACAGTAAAGTGACTCTATGATATATAAGGTAAATCAAACATCTATAAAGCAAAGGAAGATGTGTTTGGAAACACGTGTGAGACAACATGAGTAACTATACTGCcctcaaaacaaacagtaattaTGTAGTTGCTAATTTCTGTTATTATGACTATGATGAATTTTAGTTTTtcagaaaacaatataaatacagagcACCAAACTTGTGctgggtttgtgtttgtctctgagTATTTTGCAGAGTCATAGGTGTGAAGCCTCCAGACATCCATATGACTACAGAAACGTACCACTTTCCATCTTATCCTGACAAATGCTATGTTATTATAGTTTATCCAAGTATTTTTGGCTATGATAAGAACACTGTTCTaggatttttttggggggtgggggaaAGGGACAAATCCCTTTCAGTTTTAAACAGCTTGTCAAGCAGTGCAGGCTACTTAACATTATAAAACGAACCAGCTCTAACTTGAGGGAGCCTATTTAACAAGTCCCATTTTTCAGGATGCTGTTGACTCTTCAGCTCTTCAAGGTCCTTCATTAAAATTCAAGCAGAAACTCAGGCAAAGTaaattcctgtttttcttttctcttacaGCTCCTCTAATAGGGCCTGCACAAAGTTTGGACTTTGTAATGAATCAGCATAATTCCCTAATagaatattaaaagaaaatatatgttaaaaaaaaataggggAAACATTTGAATAAACTCCAACTTCTGTGCTGCGAAACTTCTCCGCAGCCAAGTGTAATGTAACAGGCTCTTTATGAGGTCTTGAAATAGGGGCACTAGCACTCAGGACAGTGTTTGAGGCAAGGGGCATCCTTCACACAGTGGGTCATTCTAAGGCTCTGGCCTATTTAAACAATGGACAATATTCACACTAACTGGCCACAGAGAAAACACTCACAGGAGCGTACAAATGCTTAATCATTTGCATAGAATATAGCACAATTCCTGATTgaaatgagggagaaaaaaaccACCACCACTATTTGACAAAGTGCCAAGGATACAGTTCcaacttcttgttttttttataactgaGCAAACTAAATATGACCTAGAATGCAAGTTTAAACCAAACTGAGTGACACTGGACGCTTTGCTTCAGTGTCACATTTTCAGCTGAGGCCAAAAGGGAACAGAATGCAACAAACGCAGCGGTGCAACACAGACCAGCCATTGATTCAGATTTACACCCACCGAGAAGGAACATTAGATTGATTGTGGGCAATCTTTGCTTCTAATGAAACACCATTTGTGCTTCGGATGAGATCTCTGTACAGTAGCGACGGTATGATTAGATCTGGGTAATACAGTCATATATAAAGAACGCGCCTCTGTTCCGAGATGTACAgacagagagggtgagagacGCATAAAACACAGTGGGAGTACTTTTGCGCTATCAGAGCTCGGGGCCCATTTTGTTGGCTAAATATACCCGGGTGTGAGAGGACAGATTAAGCCAGGTGTCAGACCAGCACGTGCGCGGCGAGGTCATATTTCTGCGGATCGGCATTAAAATACAGTATCTGCCTGCAACTTAATCCCCCGCTGTGCAACAACATTGTCGGTGCGGCGTCTGCTTAGGCTCCCTGTGGGCCCTGTGACACGTGTGCGACAGACATACTTTATACTGTCTGAAGCAGCGAAAAGCACACAGCCCTACTAGGGAGCTGTCATACTGACAAATGCCAGACCATAACTGTCCTCAACTGTCCTTAACACTACTTTTTTTTATCCCGCAtacacatctgtctgtctgaatatGGAAACAACAAATGACTGGATGTTAAGATTCTTACCAGCAGCGTTTCACCGGAGACCCCTCTATTGTTGAATACCGCgcatctgaaacacacaaaacataacacTTTTCAGAAATTATTACATCCTCCTAAATCATTCCTTTAATCACTTCATCCATCAGTAGTAAATGGAACAAATTCAAGCAGAACCGAAACGAGAACATTAATCAGCAGCAACTTTcacataattgattaatcatttgagtGACTGTTCAAGCGAAGAtagcaaacatttgctggtaCCAGCGTAAGAAATGTGAGtggttttctgcttttctctgattTACATCtttgtaaagtgaatatctttggactggTTTTGGGGAAATTGTGATGgcatttttcataattatctgtcattttatagacaaaacaatcaagaaGATAATTTGGAGATAAATCAATGATGGAAATGATCAACAGCTGCAGCCCTAAATCCCTACATAAGATTTCACTTTAGATCAAAAGTACACGTATGTGGCGGAGCATTTATAAGCTGTAGTGGGCATACACCTGTTTTTGTGTCACTACGACTTACTGACTTCCGTTAGCATGTTTATAGGAACACGGTGGCCCAAATTCCTTTATGTTccttgctttaaaaaaaaaaaaactgaagtggGAATATGTTGAGATGCGCAGAGAGGCACAGCTGTGTGATGAGCATTCTGTTTGTACTGTAGAGCGAAGGCATCAGCATCCTTCTTCGCCCCACATCTCTCGCCAGTCATCTATTATCTGGTGGAGTCAGACCTGCTGTTTTTATCGGTGTAACTCAGCAGCAGGGTGGGGCTAGATAGAGTGTTTGGGCAAGaggaaggggagagggagggggggtgggggggtggagtGGTGGGGGGGGTGGTTAAACACATACTGCAGCATAGACTGGGAAGCTGGTCTGGGCTTAGCTGCAAAGCTTGTACCAGGATAAGCTGTAATTCATTAAGCCATACAGAAAGGGGGTGAGGGGTGGAAGATGCTGAGTTTGCCGGTTCTCTTCCCATGCCTTCCCAAATCTGGGTGAAAGAATGAGTGCAGCGAACACAGAAAGGGCCTAttggagagggagaaaaggtggagagagaaaaaaaaaaaaaaaaactgcctctCTCTGCAACTCTCCAAGCTTGTGCTACGTTTGGCTATTTACAAAAGCAGCTCTTGACACAGAGCTAAGCTGCCCAATTTATTTGTGCACTTCACCTGAAATAACCCCGAGCTCCTGTCACTCATGGGCCTGTTATATAAAAGTTCCaaaattgttaaaaacaaaagtggttttaaatctcattttaacATCGCTATGCCTGTTAAGTATTCTGACTTTGATTGGACAAAAAGTCTGTGTTCTAGATGAACGGCAAATTGCAACATAAGGCAAATTTTTGTGATTCACTGCCCCGAATGCGTGCACAGCGCTGGACTTCGGCCAGGGTATCCGGCCAAGACCACCCACCTATAGCCCAGATCCCGGCTCTGTTGGACCATGTGCAGGATGTAGGACTCTCGGCTGGTGCCGGTCAGACCGGggagaaggaggactgtgggcCTGGTGGCGGGGTCGGGATGAGAGAGGCTGTCGTCGTTGTCAAACCAATCCAAAGAGATCTGTCCTCCATCTGCTGCCTTAATAAGCTCACTGCAGAGACAAGCGGGACACGCAACGCGGCAATGAGGATCTTTATGACCGTTATCTTTTGCCTGTATCTCTATGCGTCTATCTTTCCCCttaaaacacatgcatacactaAAGCACATACACAGGATATGAAAAATACTTGGAATTAACATCAAATTTGGATCTAAATGTATATCTGCTTTTAAATACACTCAATAAATGGTGACATGGCATTATTAAAAATACTTCTGCTTCAGTTGTCGGCACAATTAatactttgtgttcagttccAGGTagagtcatttatttattgtgtctATTCAGGAGAGGGAATTGGATCTGTGAGTAGCACACTCCCTGACAGCTGCCTCATTTCCCTTGCGATCATCTTGTCAGCGTGCTTTGCAACACACAGCGAGttaagaaaaggaggagggcACTGCACCAGTGCATTCTTATGGTCAATCAATTTCTGAGCTATACAACCCTAGCCTGACAGATGAGGTCATTCAGTCCCAGTGATAGTACATTTTAAaacctgcagcacacacacacacacacacctacagcagTCAACCAACTTGGCCTGCCAGGGGTAAAGGCATCAGCATGGAATTACAGAACCGCTGTGAAATATGAACCTGAGGCTAGACTTTAAAGTCAGGGAGGGTCAATCTAGAGTGACCAGCACACAACGTGGGAGGGGACCTGGCACTAATCCCGCTCAACAAGATGAGTGGAATTTCAACCGGAAAAGCCTGCGACAAACAGGACGGTTTTCACAGTGTATGTCCTTGGGTCAACCTTGGGTAACTTCATTAAAGGGGGAGGTgcgggtggggtggggtggatggggggggggggggtgccaTGTCTTCCCCGCAGGAAATGTGATAATAACTTGAGCGAATGTCACCGTCACTCTTACCAGGTTTGATAACAGACAGCTGCACTAGGATGGATACAGTCCCTGTGCATTATGGGAATATCTATCTctttgacagaaaacacagcagacagtcaAAGCTAGAGGCAGCGTGTATGTCCTTGGGAGAAGCATCACAAATGATGGAtctaagaagaagaaatgtaatTCCCTAATTATTTTGAATTCTGACTGCTCCTAAATCCCAATAAATAGATACAGAAACGATTAACTTCCTGTTATAACCAATATTGATGATGCACGCTGAATTTCTACTACTGTCATTTTAAGTTGATTTTTCTATGTTATCAGAGAATAAATCAAAAGTACAGTAagagaaattgtttttttttctttcaatccAAGCTCAAACACCtggcacacaaacaaataaggacaatcacacacacacacatacatacaactAACCAAAAAGGATGTGCATGAACATTAGGGCATGTTTGAATAAATAACACGcaaggaaaagaaaagtaaaactaATAAATAAGTTCTGAATGAGTAATAATGGAAATTAAGTCTCTCTTGATTAATTTTAATCTGCTTTATGTATGCAGGGGGCGAGGAATGCACTGCCAATTAATCTTCAACAGAATGTACACTATCAAGGAGCAGGCGAGGCGGCCCAGGCCAGCATCGTGGCACAAAAGGTCTCTTTCTCCTCAGAGCTTTTGAGTCTTGGCTAAAGGATAAGACTGGGATTTGTTTTCCAGTTGTGAAAGACAGAAATCAAGAAATAGGCAACGGCAGTTTCTCAGTGAGCTAATTCTTCTTATTCTTGAGTTTCTTAATAAAGCTTTGCACAATGGTCTTGGAAAGAAACGTGTAATGTTTTGTCTGGCATTCATTTGCTCTAAAATGATACGGGAATGATTTATGCACTTTACTCTACTATGTACATTACAAATGAACTCACATGCTTCACACTTACCTCtttgatcatttgtttttgtgagttcaaatacacacatgaacCAGATTGAGCACATCTGCTTAAACATATAAATCCTTagtttgggggggaaaaaaacttaCTTCCTGTAGACGACCCCTGGTTTTGCTGTGACAAAGGGTCTCAGCAACGTCTGGATGCGGCTCTCCCAGCACCAAAAGGTGGGGTA
This sequence is a window from Thunnus albacares chromosome 12, fThuAlb1.1, whole genome shotgun sequence. Protein-coding genes within it:
- the abhd3 gene encoding phospholipase ABHD3 isoform X2, encoding MSALAKLGQRYCMLARNAGRRFYVMQVATIYWMCERGTDSVYIMQRTRRKPQLISGGKKFYQFLREQCPVVSETYYPTFWCWESRIQTLLRPFVTAKPGVVYRNELIKAADGGQISLDWFDNDDSLSHPDPATRPTVLLLPGLTGTSRESYILHMVQQSRDLGYRCAVFNNRGVSGETLLTPRTYCAANTEDLETVIEHIQRTYEAAPMMAAGVSMGGMMLANYLGRKGRETCLRGVVVFSAGWDVFECTASLEKPLDRFLFNSYLTSCLQASVHRHRPVLEKCYDIDHVMKAKTIREFDERFTSIMFGYPTNDDYYHDASPVHRLKSVQVPMLCLNAADDVFSPSHAIPVEAVKQNPNLALLITCHGGHIGFLEGLWPRQSTYMDRVFKQFAKAVIEQGSRLNDLS
- the abhd3 gene encoding phospholipase ABHD3 isoform X1; the protein is MISLDFNFNILTRDLSHYLENQVKVGLFGSGVGLSLVLGFSAAYTCYYLLSVAKKPQLISGGKKFYQFLREQCPVVSETYYPTFWCWESRIQTLLRPFVTAKPGVVYRNELIKAADGGQISLDWFDNDDSLSHPDPATRPTVLLLPGLTGTSRESYILHMVQQSRDLGYRCAVFNNRGVSGETLLTPRTYCAANTEDLETVIEHIQRTYEAAPMMAAGVSMGGMMLANYLGRKGRETCLRGVVVFSAGWDVFECTASLEKPLDRFLFNSYLTSCLQASVHRHRPVLEKCYDIDHVMKAKTIREFDERFTSIMFGYPTNDDYYHDASPVHRLKSVQVPMLCLNAADDVFSPSHAIPVEAVKQNPNLALLITCHGGHIGFLEGLWPRQSTYMDRVFKQFAKAVIEQGSRLNDLS